One region of Oryza glaberrima chromosome 7, OglaRS2, whole genome shotgun sequence genomic DNA includes:
- the LOC127779685 gene encoding LOW QUALITY PROTEIN: uncharacterized protein LOC127779685 (The sequence of the model RefSeq protein was modified relative to this genomic sequence to represent the inferred CDS: deleted 1 base in 1 codon), which translates to MDFFKSILAEPEPGPSSPPPPPETEQEHAGSTSTPPTDDDVGGGGGGGGGGGWGFGGLLKTLTSQSETVLEAYRRDLAEFGTGLRRETEALRDAAARAARDLPAHAHALDGLADIVAQGKDAIAQVAAAAAAAPATGHSDGGGGESEPSSASGQVRYSRFEAQLRALQSDPATFTSDPEDSDDFAAWRVGFSVDERSGEIEALCYESDALEGMVEKLVPGTVESEVFWARYFYRVHRLKQQEDARAKLVKRVFAAEEDEEDLSWEVDDEDEEEQQRAEAKEEGSKQEPIEEDVERVAGDKESERIVEEKEVEAVEESHCLEKEQQNADAPQPEVFGSSMVVVDKREKEEASVSNIEESSDKKAVTEEPRSSTGDDAVKDGAKHETSDSSKDSDYSMVSRQRTTTEEEDLEWDEIEDLGEHEEKRGSNNDSSSALKEELRKRLSVAEDDEDLSWDIEDDDDDKAEKTTCQPGMKC; encoded by the exons ATGGATTTCTTCAAGTCCATCCTCGCCGAGCCCGAGCCCGGCccgtcctccccgccgccgccgccggagacggagcAGGAGCACGCCGGATCCACGTCGACCCCACCCActgacgacgacgtcggcggcggcgggggtgggggtgggggcgggggATGGGGCTTCGGCGGGCTGCTCAAGACGCTCACCTCCCAGTCGGAGACCGTGCTCGAGGCCTACCGCCGCGACCTCGCCGAGTTCGGCACCGGCCTGCGCCGCGAGACCGAGGCGCTCCGCGACGCCGCGGCCCGCGCCGCGCGGGACCTCCCGGCGCACGCCCACGCGCTCGACGGCCTCGCCGACATCGTCGCGCAGGGCAAGGACGCCATCgcgcaggtcgccgccgccgccgccgcagcccccgCCACCGGGCactcggacggcggcggcggcgaatccgAGCCCAGCTCCGCCTCGGGGCAGGTCCGGTACAGCCGCTTCGAGGCGCAGCTCCGCGCGCTCCAGTCGGATCCGGCCACGTTCACCTCCGATCCTGAGGACTCCGATGACTTCGCAGCGTGGAGGGTAGGGTTTAGCGTGGATGAGAGGAGTGGGGAGATCGAGGCGTTGTGCTACGAGAGCGATGCGTTGGAAGGGATGGTGGAGAAGCTCGTGCCGGGCACGGTGGAGAGCGAGGTGTTCTGGGCGAGGTACTTCTACCGTGTTCATAGGTTGAAGCAGCAGGAGGATGCTAGAGCGAAGCTCGTGAAGCGGGTTttcgcggcggaggaggacgaggaggattTGAGCTGGGAGgtggatgatgaggatgaggaagaacaaCAAAGAGCGGAAGCGAAAGAGGAAGGATCAAAGCAAGAACCGATCGAAGAAGATGTCGAACGTGTAGCGGGGGATAAGGAAAGCGAGAGGATTGTGGAAGAAAAGGAAGTTGAGGCAGTGGAAGAATCACACTGTTTGGAGAAGGAACAGCAGAATGCCGATGCACCGCAACCGGAGGTTTTTGGCAGCtctatggtggtggtggacaagagggagaaggaagaggCATCCGTTTCGAACATTGAAGAATCAAGTGACAAGAAAGCTGTCACTGAAGAACCACGTTCAAGCACAGGAGATGATGCGGTGAAAGACGGAGCAAAGCATGAGACAAGCGACTCAAGCAAGGATAGTGACTACTCCATGGTGTCTAGGCAGCGAACAACGACCGAGGAAGAGGATCTTGAGTGGGATGAGATTGAGGATCTTGGGGAGcatgaagagaagagagggagcAATAATGACTCAAGCTCTGCTTTAAAGGAGGAATTGCGGAAGAGGCTCAGTGTTGCTGAAGATGATGAGGATTTGAGCTGGGATATCGAGGATGAT GATGATGATAAGGCTGAAAAAACAACGTGCCAACCTGGTATGAAGTGTTGA